From Paenibacillus polymyxa, the proteins below share one genomic window:
- a CDS encoding pyruvate, water dikinase regulatory protein: protein MVQASSHFIAICSDSIGETAEAVVQATMRQFELPDTEIKRFMNVRDEDELSRVMEEVAERKGFVAYTLVQPELREAMKEEAVRLNVRAVDIMGPMMQAFADTFHNDPKEKPGLLHRLDDNYFRRVEALDFAVQYDDGKDVSAILKADIVLLGVSRISKTPLSMFLAHKGYKTVNIPVVPELTPPVQLKDVQHGRVFGLTIQPELLLKIRSERLKVMGLPNNVQYATATRVEEEIAYAQSLFKELNCPVIDVTDKAIEETAGLIIRML from the coding sequence ATGGTTCAGGCGAGCAGTCATTTTATAGCGATCTGTTCAGACTCGATTGGTGAGACGGCAGAAGCTGTCGTACAGGCGACCATGCGCCAATTTGAGTTACCAGACACAGAGATCAAAAGATTTATGAACGTGAGGGATGAAGACGAGCTGAGTCGGGTAATGGAGGAAGTTGCCGAGCGTAAAGGCTTTGTAGCTTATACGCTGGTACAGCCGGAATTGAGAGAGGCGATGAAAGAAGAGGCTGTCCGGCTGAATGTGCGGGCTGTCGATATTATGGGACCGATGATGCAGGCGTTTGCCGATACGTTTCATAACGATCCCAAAGAGAAGCCTGGTCTACTGCACCGACTGGACGACAACTATTTTCGGCGTGTAGAGGCACTGGATTTTGCAGTTCAATACGATGATGGCAAAGATGTGAGCGCCATTCTCAAAGCAGATATAGTATTGCTTGGAGTGTCACGTATTTCCAAAACTCCTTTATCCATGTTTCTCGCACATAAAGGTTATAAAACAGTCAACATTCCGGTTGTACCGGAGCTTACACCGCCTGTTCAGTTGAAGGATGTTCAGCATGGCCGAGTATTCGGATTGACGATCCAGCCGGAGCTGCTGTTGAAAATACGCAGTGAACGACTAAAGGTTATGGGGCTTCCTAATAATGTGCAATACGCCACAGCGACAAGGGTGGAAGAGGAAATCGCGTATGCGCAGTCTTTGTTTAAAGAGCTGAATTGTCCGGTCATTGATGTTACAGATAAAGCCATTGAAGAGACAGCAGGCTTGATTATCAGAATGTTATAG
- a CDS encoding ABC transporter ATP-binding protein: protein MFRSNSAFRRLTRYIKPYNLWVFIAVISSLCLAAIDIILGKAIEQMAQGTFSSTQNMIYLVVGMTVIGMPCKFVMRYASARFSVSALRDLRGDLVHKFYDLPVSSVESKFTGDLVSRLTNNTALLQNFFIQQFANLFYLPLVFTASLTLLLLTSWKLVLASLALMPVGMIITSLMSKPIEKYSKELQEKIAHLNAVGQDAIGGIPIVKAFNMQAVLLKKYMVITEEVIKRGLRLEKRYAFITPVGVMMLATPIILVIVYGGYLIQQGELNAGGIVLFLYLISFILQPVAMLPTIISQMKEAGGAAKHLFEVLDWPDERQDGKITSISQDLKEDDAESKDDIPVVSFEHLTFGYNEGNTVLKEISFQVGQGETVAIVGASGGGKSTIFKLLCGFNEPGEHAGTVQLFGKNLTDWNLTSLRSHISMVSQEPSLFPATIAENIGYGRLEATRKEIVEAAKAAHAHDFIVQLPEGYETLLSERGGGLSGGQKQRISIARALLKNAPLLLLDEPTSALDSQSEAQVQIAMNAAMQNRTVLVIAHRLSTVRQANRIIVLDQGSIVESGTHEELLGREGVYRKLYLQNFEGQQTEENGYSLPEERSERRDLQAGVL, encoded by the coding sequence TTGTTTCGATCAAATTCTGCTTTTCGGAGACTCACACGTTATATAAAGCCTTATAATCTTTGGGTTTTTATAGCCGTGATTTCCTCCTTGTGTTTGGCAGCTATTGACATTATTTTGGGTAAGGCCATAGAGCAAATGGCACAGGGAACATTCTCCTCCACCCAGAACATGATCTATCTAGTTGTTGGTATGACGGTAATTGGAATGCCTTGTAAGTTTGTGATGAGGTACGCTTCGGCACGTTTTAGTGTTAGTGCCCTGCGCGACTTGAGAGGCGATCTCGTACATAAGTTTTATGATTTACCTGTTTCCAGCGTGGAGAGCAAGTTCACCGGAGATTTGGTATCCCGTCTAACAAACAATACGGCGCTGTTGCAGAACTTTTTTATCCAGCAGTTTGCTAATCTGTTTTATTTGCCACTTGTGTTTACGGCATCCTTAACGTTGCTTTTACTGACAAGCTGGAAACTGGTTTTGGCAAGTCTTGCGCTTATGCCTGTAGGAATGATCATAACCTCACTGATGAGCAAGCCAATTGAGAAATACTCCAAGGAGCTTCAGGAGAAAATTGCTCATTTGAACGCGGTGGGACAGGATGCGATCGGAGGAATTCCTATCGTCAAGGCATTTAATATGCAGGCTGTGCTGTTGAAGAAGTATATGGTGATTACGGAGGAGGTCATCAAGCGCGGATTGCGGCTAGAAAAACGCTATGCGTTCATAACTCCAGTAGGTGTGATGATGCTGGCAACACCGATTATTTTGGTCATTGTGTACGGTGGATATTTGATTCAACAAGGTGAGTTGAATGCTGGTGGCATTGTCCTTTTTTTATATCTTATTTCGTTCATATTGCAGCCTGTTGCCATGCTGCCGACGATCATTTCGCAAATGAAGGAAGCGGGGGGAGCAGCGAAGCATTTGTTTGAGGTGCTGGATTGGCCAGATGAGCGGCAAGACGGGAAAATCACTTCAATAAGCCAAGATCTCAAGGAAGACGATGCAGAAAGCAAGGACGACATTCCTGTAGTCAGCTTTGAGCATTTAACCTTTGGCTACAACGAAGGGAACACGGTGCTGAAGGAGATTAGCTTCCAGGTAGGACAAGGAGAAACGGTAGCGATTGTTGGGGCCAGCGGTGGCGGTAAAAGCACAATCTTCAAGCTGCTTTGCGGATTTAATGAACCTGGAGAGCATGCCGGAACCGTTCAATTGTTTGGTAAGAATTTAACAGATTGGAACCTAACAAGCCTGCGTAGCCATATTTCGATGGTATCTCAGGAACCGTCGCTTTTTCCGGCCACTATTGCAGAAAATATCGGATATGGACGTCTGGAGGCGACCCGGAAAGAAATTGTCGAGGCGGCGAAAGCGGCACATGCGCATGACTTTATTGTTCAGCTACCCGAGGGCTATGAAACTCTGTTGAGCGAACGGGGAGGCGGATTGTCTGGAGGACAAAAGCAGCGTATTTCTATAGCAAGAGCATTGCTGAAAAATGCTCCGCTGCTTCTACTGGACGAGCCGACTTCAGCACTCGATAGCCAGTCGGAGGCTCAGGTACAGATTGCAATGAATGCAGCAATGCAAAACCGGACGGTACTGGTCATAGCTCATCGACTGTCAACTGTACGCCAGGCGAACCGCATTATCGTACTTGATCAGGGGAGCATTGTGGAATCGGGTACACATGAGGAATTACTAGGCCGTGAAGGTGTGTACCGAAAGCTGTATTTGCAAAATTTTGAAGGACAGCAAACGGAGGAAAACGGGTATTCACTGCCTGAGGAAAGGAGTGAGCGTCGTGACCTTCAAGCAGGGGTTTTATGA
- the glpX gene encoding class II fructose-bisphosphatase, with translation MESQMALEFVRVTEAAALQSAQWTGRGDKNSADEAATVAIRTHFNAVSMDGTVVIGEGEMDEAPMLYIGERVGNRRGPAMDIAVDPLEGTETVANGLNNALSVIAAAPRGSLLHAPDMYMQKLAVGPALAGKLSLEDTIPTTLSKAARILGKSLSDLTVSILDRARHAGIIQLLRESGVRIKLLGHGDVMGAIETCLDSGVDLHIGSGGAPEGVLAAAALKCMGGEIQGRLLPHGEEEIARCKRMGITDPGALLSMEDMVGRQGVMFVATGVTPGEWLQGVRSLPGHRAETHSVVMHSDTKTIRFVRSIHHTADSSGTLAAAASS, from the coding sequence ATGGAGAGTCAAATGGCATTGGAATTCGTTCGGGTAACAGAGGCAGCGGCACTGCAATCGGCACAATGGACAGGGCGTGGAGATAAGAATAGCGCGGACGAGGCGGCAACAGTAGCCATTCGTACTCATTTTAATGCGGTATCCATGGACGGCACGGTCGTGATTGGCGAAGGCGAAATGGATGAGGCTCCCATGCTGTATATCGGGGAGAGAGTAGGCAATCGCAGAGGGCCAGCCATGGACATTGCTGTTGATCCTCTCGAAGGGACGGAAACGGTGGCGAACGGTTTGAATAACGCACTGTCGGTCATTGCTGCTGCACCTCGTGGTAGTCTACTACACGCTCCGGATATGTACATGCAAAAATTAGCTGTTGGTCCGGCATTGGCTGGAAAGCTGTCACTAGAGGACACGATCCCGACTACATTGTCAAAAGCAGCGCGCATACTGGGGAAATCCTTGTCCGATCTTACGGTGTCCATTCTGGATCGTGCACGGCATGCCGGGATCATTCAGCTTCTGCGGGAAAGCGGCGTTCGGATCAAGCTGCTTGGTCATGGGGATGTGATGGGTGCAATTGAAACCTGCCTGGACAGCGGTGTAGATTTGCATATCGGCTCTGGCGGCGCTCCTGAGGGTGTATTGGCCGCGGCCGCGCTGAAATGCATGGGCGGAGAAATACAGGGCCGCTTGCTACCTCATGGAGAAGAAGAGATTGCACGTTGCAAACGCATGGGTATTACTGATCCAGGGGCGTTGCTGTCGATGGAGGACATGGTCGGACGCCAAGGCGTGATGTTTGTCGCTACAGGCGTGACGCCTGGTGAGTGGTTGCAGGGGGTTCGTTCTCTGCCTGGTCACAGAGCTGAAACCCATTCAGTTGTAATGCATTCAGATACAAAAACGATTCGTTTCGTGCGAAGTATTCATCATACTGCTGATTCTTCCGGTACGCTCGCGGCAGCGGCATCCTCTTGA
- a CDS encoding thioesterase II family protein — translation MTTRSQSWFAKTEAQPTAKLQLFCFPYAGGGAYIFNSWKSRLAPDITVLPIQLPGRESRSTEAPMETLQDIVQSLVPAMAPYIHKPFAFFGHSMGALIAFETARQLYSKAGKLPVHIIVSGKSAPQLPYSKKRLHNLADDSFTEELRLMQGTPEEVLQNAELMQIIMPRLRADFKVCETYVYQPGDPLACPMTVLGGTRDFEVSTDSLRAWQQHTMSPMDVRMFEGNHFFIHEQEQEVMSAVEDILSASSPMAHAAAAHTTYNTSTPQPRFRQS, via the coding sequence ATGACGACTCGATCACAATCTTGGTTCGCTAAAACAGAGGCCCAACCGACTGCGAAGCTCCAACTATTCTGCTTCCCCTACGCCGGTGGTGGTGCTTACATATTTAACTCTTGGAAGTCCAGGCTCGCGCCTGATATTACTGTGTTGCCAATACAACTCCCAGGACGTGAGAGCCGCTCCACTGAAGCTCCAATGGAAACCCTTCAAGACATCGTCCAATCGTTGGTTCCCGCTATGGCTCCATACATACATAAGCCATTTGCCTTTTTTGGGCACAGTATGGGGGCACTGATCGCATTTGAAACAGCGCGGCAGTTATACAGCAAAGCTGGAAAACTACCTGTGCATATCATCGTATCTGGTAAATCCGCTCCTCAACTTCCATACTCCAAGAAACGGCTCCATAATTTAGCAGACGATTCTTTCACCGAAGAGCTTCGTTTGATGCAGGGCACCCCCGAAGAGGTGCTGCAAAATGCAGAATTGATGCAAATTATTATGCCTCGTCTGCGTGCAGATTTTAAGGTATGTGAAACTTATGTTTATCAGCCGGGAGATCCACTGGCATGCCCGATGACGGTTTTAGGGGGAACGAGGGATTTTGAGGTTAGCACAGATTCACTTCGTGCCTGGCAGCAGCATACGATGTCACCTATGGATGTCCGGATGTTCGAAGGCAATCACTTTTTCATCCATGAACAAGAGCAAGAGGTTATGAGCGCAGTCGAGGACATTCTCTCCGCATCCTCGCCGATGGCCCACGCTGCGGCAGCTCATACAACTTACAACACAAGCACTCCACAACCACGATTCAGGCAGAGTTGA
- a CDS encoding ABC transporter ATP-binding protein, whose translation MTFKQGFYEFKQLMSLMKPHRKWYFTGLVGNSLTNASITILLSFVVHYLLNFAVNGDVQELYRAVYLVSGTFLALSLISPVCSYMYKRCVKLAIADVRMKLFGHVVKLSYEKAEKHHSGNLVSRMTNDVQTLEQAYTVHIRSIILETSLFLGSLVILMVLDWRFGIMAVLLGLASAWINAHFAKKMRQTSEELQGRMSRFTERLSDLLSGLQTVKLFGLRTKVGGLCNDASEDINRISIRQGRHMGLQDMCNFVIEFITLGGVLVAGLILVSQKQMELGVLGQIVQLQTGISTVFLELGAAVSLLQNSLAGLARIREILNESKEEEQFPAAKQKESVTGLIDPEVSASSAREPKESYDGVETVDSDLSIEQTAAALELHNISFGYQPDRPTLRRLNLVVPEGQVTAIVGPSGGGKSTVMKLLLGFYPPDEGVLRVRGRLAEEFRLDEVRDLMAYVPQEATLFHGTVADNIRFGSPDATDEEVKAAAKTAYASGFIAELPEGYDTIVGERGANLSGGQRQRIAIARALLKNAPILLLDEATSALDAESEYEVQQGLDELMKDRTTLVIAHRLSTIERADTICVLADGELKEQGTHDQLLAEGGHYAELYELQFRKHPEEQTA comes from the coding sequence GTGACCTTCAAGCAGGGGTTTTATGAATTTAAGCAATTGATGTCCCTGATGAAGCCGCATCGAAAATGGTATTTTACGGGGTTGGTTGGCAACAGTCTGACCAATGCCAGCATCACAATTTTGCTTTCTTTTGTGGTGCATTATTTGCTGAATTTTGCGGTTAATGGCGATGTACAGGAGCTGTACCGAGCGGTCTATTTGGTCAGCGGCACATTTTTGGCGTTAAGTCTTATTTCCCCAGTGTGCAGCTATATGTATAAACGATGTGTCAAGCTCGCAATTGCCGATGTACGAATGAAACTATTCGGTCATGTTGTCAAGCTATCGTATGAAAAAGCCGAAAAACACCATTCGGGTAATCTTGTTTCCCGCATGACAAACGATGTCCAAACGCTGGAGCAGGCTTACACCGTTCATATTCGCTCGATTATACTGGAAACTTCGCTTTTCTTAGGCTCACTAGTCATTCTGATGGTGCTGGATTGGCGATTTGGGATTATGGCGGTTCTACTAGGACTAGCTTCAGCCTGGATAAATGCTCATTTTGCGAAGAAAATGCGACAGACGAGTGAAGAATTACAGGGACGGATGAGCAGGTTCACGGAACGATTGAGTGATTTGCTTTCCGGTTTACAGACGGTGAAGTTATTTGGGTTAAGGACAAAAGTGGGTGGACTTTGCAACGATGCAAGCGAGGACATAAATCGCATCAGTATCCGACAGGGACGTCATATGGGACTGCAGGATATGTGTAATTTTGTTATTGAATTTATTACGCTGGGCGGTGTGCTTGTTGCTGGATTGATCTTGGTTTCGCAGAAGCAAATGGAGCTCGGAGTTTTGGGACAGATTGTGCAGCTGCAAACGGGTATTTCAACGGTATTTTTGGAGCTGGGGGCAGCTGTATCCCTGTTACAAAACTCTTTGGCAGGCTTGGCGCGTATCCGCGAAATCTTGAATGAGTCGAAGGAAGAGGAACAGTTTCCCGCGGCGAAACAGAAGGAATCAGTAACCGGGCTTATCGATCCAGAGGTGTCAGCTTCATCAGCCCGTGAACCTAAGGAATCCTATGACGGTGTCGAGACTGTGGATTCAGACCTCTCTATTGAACAGACTGCTGCTGCGCTGGAGCTGCACAATATCAGCTTTGGCTATCAGCCAGACCGTCCAACGCTGCGAAGATTGAACTTGGTCGTGCCAGAAGGGCAGGTAACCGCGATTGTCGGTCCGAGTGGTGGTGGGAAAAGCACCGTGATGAAGTTGTTGCTGGGATTTTACCCACCGGATGAAGGTGTGCTGCGGGTTCGCGGCCGCTTGGCAGAAGAATTTCGGTTGGATGAGGTTAGGGATTTAATGGCCTATGTACCACAGGAGGCTACACTGTTCCACGGTACAGTAGCAGACAATATCCGCTTCGGCTCACCGGATGCCACGGATGAGGAAGTAAAGGCTGCGGCCAAAACAGCCTATGCCAGCGGCTTCATAGCTGAGCTTCCGGAGGGTTATGACACGATTGTCGGTGAACGCGGAGCCAATTTGTCCGGGGGTCAAAGACAGCGAATCGCGATTGCCCGTGCTCTGCTCAAAAATGCGCCGATTTTGCTGCTGGATGAAGCCACCTCGGCCCTGGATGCAGAGTCGGAATATGAAGTTCAGCAGGGCTTAGATGAGCTGATGAAGGATCGTACGACATTAGTTATTGCCCATCGATTGTCTACGATTGAGAGGGCGGATACGATCTGTGTTCTTGCCGATGGCGAGCTCAAAGAACAGGGAACTCATGACCAGCTCCTTGCTGAGGGTGGTCATTATGCGGAGCTGTATGAGCTTCAGTTTCGAAAGCATCCAGAGGAACAAACCGCATAA
- a CDS encoding helix-turn-helix transcriptional regulator — protein sequence MLNIVQKHAPITGDQIAEMLNLSKATIRTDLSKLGILNYIDAKPKVGYFVGKRGTPNREEKFRLLQMKVGDLHGVPVIVRETTTIQEAVVALFLENVSNLIVTDEDGDLAGVASRKDLLKVTLGNPNAATIPVSLVMTRQANVVTVSPEDTVLEAARKIIARQIDSLPVVVPSDSDKPGEHWKVVGRITKTNIIKMLLDMVAED from the coding sequence ATTTTAAACATCGTACAAAAGCATGCCCCGATAACGGGTGACCAGATTGCGGAAATGCTTAATCTCAGTAAGGCGACCATTCGGACCGACCTATCCAAATTGGGCATTCTGAATTACATAGATGCTAAGCCCAAGGTCGGTTATTTTGTTGGAAAGCGGGGCACGCCGAACCGGGAGGAAAAATTCCGGCTTTTGCAAATGAAAGTCGGTGATCTTCACGGGGTTCCAGTCATCGTACGTGAAACAACCACAATTCAGGAAGCTGTCGTAGCTCTATTTTTGGAAAATGTGAGCAATTTGATTGTCACCGATGAAGACGGAGATTTGGCAGGGGTGGCTTCCCGCAAGGATTTACTCAAGGTAACGTTAGGCAATCCCAATGCAGCAACCATTCCTGTCAGTCTTGTGATGACCCGGCAGGCGAATGTGGTCACTGTTTCCCCAGAGGATACCGTACTAGAGGCAGCACGCAAAATTATTGCTCGTCAAATCGACAGCCTGCCTGTCGTCGTCCCTTCGGATTCTGACAAACCAGGAGAGCACTGGAAAGTCGTGGGACGTATTACAAAAACAAATATTATTAAAATGTTGCTCGATATGGTAGCAGAGGATTAA